The genomic stretch GATACAAGCACAGTATAGCTGTTACAGTCCCATGTATACGGATTCAGATAAATACTGGGCTTGCCAAATTGCAGGGGTCTTGTGGTTAGCGCAGTGGAAGTATTATTATCAAAATTGGCTTGTACCGATAATTCGCTGTGTCCTTTTGAGGTGGCATTGTATGCCAGATCGCAATAGGGTTCTGTTGTTGTAATGGTCGTAAGTCCGTTAGTGAAAGGTAAAAGGGCATTCTGAGATATAAATGTATAGCTGCTGGCTCCGCATACGGGAGTGGCGTTGTATCTTGTTTGTCCTGCCGAGCAAATTGTAATTTGAAAATCGGTAAATGCAGGTGCTGCAGGCATTGGGCGTGAAATACTTTTTGTTACCTGCATGCTATAACCACAATCCAGGGTTACGATTGCTGTGAGGTTTCCGCCTGTATATTTGTCTGGTATTACAACAATATTTTTATTGTTGTTTGTGCTGCTTTGTATGCTCCATCCGGCGGGGAGCTGCCACGAAACCGTATAAGGTACTCTTGGTGCTTCTGTTTTTATGCCTGCTACCACTTCGTTGAATTCCCGTGTATTAAGGTTTATGGGAGTAGTACAGCCATAAAACGCCTGGTTCTGAATATCTATACCTACTCCTACGCTATTACAGTTTACAGTGATCTCATTTGTTTTTCTTGTAACCGTAGCGCCACTGCTATTGGTGGTTATATAATTACAATAAACTGTATTTGCCCGACCTTCGTTTTGCATAGGCCAGGAAAAAGCAGTTTGATTAGCATTATAATTTGTTTCAACACGTGTATTGTTGTAATACCATTCTCTTTTTAAGAATGTTTCATTAGAAATAGGAACAAAAGGGCATTCAAAAAGTACTCTGTCGCAGGCCGACCAGTCACCCATGTGATAGGTGGTTGTTACCGGCTCATTGTTGCGATTTATGCCATACAAGGTTGGCGTTTGGGCCAGAACCATACTAACATGAAGGGATAGAATAAAGGTGTAAATGATCCTTTTCATTTTTATAGGTGTTTAATGGTGAAATGTTCATAGCTGAAGGAGGCAAACTGGAAGGCCTAAAAGGTGTTTACTCATTGATAGTGTTTTGAAAGCGGGATTTAAAAGCAAAGTATCGGTGTTTCAGTTTTGACCTGTGCAATATAATAAAAAAAGATCATTTGATTTGGGGAGTGATACTCCTTTATCAAATGATCATCAAACGGTAATGGAAGGCCTTTTGGTGGCCTTCCGTATATGGGGGCTGCTCTAATTATATATAATGTTTCCGTTGGCTCTCATGATTCTTTGAATTGCTTCGTGACGGTTTACGCCGCGTTCGGTAGCATAAGCCATTAAGAGCTGTGTGGTAATGCGTAAAAGGCATGAAAACAGGCTGCCGCGGTTTAAATCGAAGCCGGGGCAGGCTTTCCAGATCTCGACAAAGCTGTTTTTCAGTATACCTTCCGCCACCTGGCGGTCGTCTACAACACGGGTAATATAACCATATAAAGCGCCTGAATACCTACTGTATAAGTATTCAAAGCCGGCCTGGTTACGGGTCTGAAATAATTGTATCAATTGGTGGTTCTGCATTATTCCCTAATTCTGCTAAAATAATGCCCCGATCGGACATTTTTTTATTTGAACCTGTTTTTACTGTTTCTTAATAATGTTTCATATTGAAAACAAGCAGTTTTTAATAGAAATCTAATAAACTGTGGAAATTATGCCCCGCTTACTTTCGTCCCAATTGTTTCAGATTGG from Filimonas effusa encodes the following:
- a CDS encoding T9SS type A sorting domain-containing protein — translated: MKRIIYTFILSLHVSMVLAQTPTLYGINRNNEPVTTTYHMGDWSACDRVLFECPFVPISNETFLKREWYYNNTRVETNYNANQTAFSWPMQNEGRANTVYCNYITTNSSGATVTRKTNEITVNCNSVGVGIDIQNQAFYGCTTPINLNTREFNEVVAGIKTEAPRVPYTVSWQLPAGWSIQSSTNNNKNIVVIPDKYTGGNLTAIVTLDCGYSMQVTKSISRPMPAAPAFTDFQITICSAGQTRYNATPVCGASSYTFISQNALLPFTNGLTTITTTEPYCDLAYNATSKGHSELSVQANFDNNTSTALTTRPLQFGKPSIYLNPYTWDCNSYTVLVSVKNPSFFEYLDWYRAEDGTYITSGSPVSLPKNGFIFNIQAANACGIYTSKIRIQGGVCPTSFSISPNPVSSNLRVIMPADNIATARPATSEISFKLYNMNTTTLVKSWKAKAGEKEYNFSVADLPKGQYVIHVEGASGKGSQRIIIE
- a CDS encoding RNA polymerase sigma factor, giving the protein MQNHQLIQLFQTRNQAGFEYLYSRYSGALYGYITRVVDDRQVAEGILKNSFVEIWKACPGFDLNRGSLFSCLLRITTQLLMAYATERGVNRHEAIQRIMRANGNIIYN